A single window of Rubripirellula lacrimiformis DNA harbors:
- the purN gene encoding phosphoribosylglycinamide formyltransferase, producing the protein MTPAPANLPIAVFLSGGGRTLENLIQHRDQHGLPIDIRLVISSSSKVRGVEVARSAGIDTKVVRKSEHPDEQDYCRSMFQPCRDAGAQYVVMAGFLKHVLIPDDFTNRVINIHPSLLPAFGGEGMYGGRVHSAAIDRGVQISGCTVHYVDNQYDNGPIILQRSCDVKPSDTPDSLASRVFEVECAALPDAIRLIHQSRMAT; encoded by the coding sequence ATGACACCGGCGCCTGCGAACTTGCCGATCGCTGTCTTTCTAAGCGGTGGTGGCAGGACCCTAGAAAACCTGATCCAGCACCGCGACCAGCACGGATTGCCGATCGACATCCGTTTGGTGATCAGCAGCAGTTCCAAGGTGCGCGGTGTCGAGGTTGCACGATCCGCGGGAATTGACACCAAGGTTGTTCGGAAATCGGAGCACCCCGACGAACAGGATTACTGCCGCAGCATGTTCCAACCCTGTCGTGATGCCGGCGCCCAGTACGTCGTCATGGCCGGTTTCCTAAAGCACGTGCTGATACCTGATGACTTCACCAACCGCGTCATCAACATCCACCCATCGCTGCTACCAGCCTTCGGTGGCGAGGGCATGTATGGCGGTCGAGTCCATTCCGCTGCGATCGATCGCGGCGTCCAGATCAGCGGCTGCACGGTCCACTATGTCGATAACCAATACGACAATGGCCCCATCATTTTGCAACGCTCCTGTGACGTGAAACCAAGCGACACACCCGATTCACTAGCGAGTCGAGTGTTCGAAGTGGAATGCGCCGCACTGCCCGATGCAATTCGCCTGATCCATCAGTCAAGAATGGCAACGTAA
- a CDS encoding glycosyltransferase family 8 protein, whose protein sequence is MMTDSNKSSPMVVVTGADENYSIGLVVTIQSMLMHLGPGRRVVLHVFDGGISPESKKRILDSWTDQRLTTHWHQVDMKDFAHLTTAGHLNHTTYLRLLIPDLLGSEVGKVIYLDSDLLIRRDLGLLWDEDVEPYSVLAGQEVSSPYVDSEIVFAESPEKYSKLGTTAPIANYREIGISPDAKVFNAGVLLINVARWRSERVPEQAYECLQRYREHVLFCDQYALNVVLRDSWKEIDSRWNQNSHFYAYTDCHDSPLDEVTFRDLTDDPWICHFTWIYKPWYSDCVHPHKDEYVACLRTTQWHRHRLQRNPALKRDRRTFRQWVARRKGSIERRLTRLGIIKANEDSIRRAA, encoded by the coding sequence ATGATGACAGATTCAAACAAGTCCAGCCCGATGGTGGTTGTGACCGGAGCCGATGAAAACTACAGCATTGGATTGGTTGTCACGATCCAGTCAATGTTGATGCATTTGGGGCCTGGCCGTCGTGTCGTGCTTCATGTGTTCGATGGCGGGATCTCGCCCGAGTCTAAAAAGCGAATTCTAGACTCATGGACTGACCAGCGTCTAACGACCCACTGGCACCAAGTCGACATGAAAGATTTTGCCCACCTCACCACGGCGGGGCATTTGAACCATACGACCTATCTTCGATTGCTGATCCCTGATTTGCTTGGTTCGGAAGTTGGCAAGGTTATTTATCTAGATTCCGATCTTTTGATCCGCCGCGACCTAGGCTTGCTCTGGGATGAAGACGTCGAACCCTATTCCGTGTTGGCCGGCCAAGAGGTTTCTAGTCCGTACGTGGATTCTGAAATCGTATTTGCCGAGAGCCCCGAGAAATACTCGAAGCTTGGCACGACTGCTCCGATTGCAAACTACCGTGAAATTGGTATTTCGCCTGACGCCAAGGTGTTCAATGCAGGGGTCCTTCTGATCAACGTTGCCAGGTGGCGAAGTGAACGCGTTCCTGAGCAAGCCTATGAATGCTTGCAGCGCTATCGCGAGCACGTGCTATTCTGCGATCAGTATGCCTTGAATGTCGTGCTGCGTGACAGTTGGAAGGAGATCGATTCAAGGTGGAACCAGAATTCCCACTTCTACGCGTACACCGATTGCCACGATAGTCCGCTCGATGAGGTCACCTTTCGGGATCTGACAGATGACCCATGGATATGCCATTTCACTTGGATCTACAAACCGTGGTATTCCGACTGTGTGCATCCTCACAAGGACGAGTACGTTGCCTGTTTGCGAACGACCCAATGGCATCGCCATCGGCTGCAGCGAAATCCAGCGTTGAAACGCGATCGGCGTACGTTTCGTCAGTGGGTTGCTAGGCGCAAGGGCAGCATCGAGCGGCGTCTCACTCGGCTAGGAATCATCAAGGCGAACGAAGATTCGATCCGTCGAGCAGCGTAG
- a CDS encoding class I tRNA ligase family protein, whose amino-acid sequence MPSPLRAPEGSPNFPALEQDVLKFWDDNDIYGQSLAARADGPSFVFYEGPPTANGMPHPGHCLTRSIKDVFPRYKTMKGFRCERKAGWDTHGLPVEVEVGKEMGIHSKEDIEAYGEEPFIQKCQQSVFRYMQQWQTLTRRLGFWVDLEKAYVTYHQSYVESVWWSLKNLFDRGLLYQGHKIVWWWAQGGTALSAGEVGQGYREVADPSVYVLFPLLDDAGKPTNRSLVVWTTTPWTLPSNMYAAVHPTDVEYSVVRDPESGTELVMAAKLVDTIAGKLKRELEPVETVTAESLIGARYQPPFNNYSDSVADQTGTLVGGGTEAKYWRVVAADFVTTESGSGIVHQAPAFGEVDHDVLVDERKRFVPTDAPELLCAVGPDGKFTDEFAEMKGTWVKDADKPIIRLLKEADKLLMQEQYLHEYPFCWRANEDPLIQYPRRSWFVRTTKFRDLMLKNNSQIGWQPEHIRDGRFGNFLESNVDWALSRERYWGTPLPIWVCQETGQAEAVDSYDMLLAKPGITGTEVWDQAKAANPELVDDLRVHKPYIDAVTYDSPFAAGARMKRVTEVIDCWYDSGAMPFAQWGWPHQNDEKFQDQFPADFISEALDQTRGWFYSQLAISTMLFGEGANVSETAATEDDSAVPRSEAQADSLSPKLPEITGSHPFRNCIVLGLMLGEDGNKMSKSLRNYREPTEIFDKYGADALRWFFFAGQPPWTAIRYREQSIKDSIPEFLLRTWNTFSFLTIYAEIDGFDPTTATGADDQLSPASLASAPSYRDASERSEIDRWILSELNQTIATVTDRMDALDNYNACKAITSLVDGLSNWYVRRSRDRFWASDADSQDKSDAYWTLYETLLELAKLVAPFVPFLSETLWQNLSAPFGDKVRRSVHLCDYPVAIADRIDKDLSASMTLLREIASLGRAARAEAKLKVRLPLSRVEVVLTSDTHIAWLQTHDELVREELNVKAVEYTTEGDQYVQYTVVPNFKRLGPKVGKQIPAVKAALAKADGNEFLQQLSATGFVTLDLPGGEVKLDSDDIEVRLKARDGWAAAQGNQCVVVLNTEVTDELRREGVAKDLIRTVQSQRKEIACEYTDRIEIAIVTDEPEVAAAIKEHGKLITGETLADSLTDAAMDGVTPVETESGTVYVRKVNA is encoded by the coding sequence ATGCCAAGTCCACTGCGTGCCCCCGAAGGCAGCCCGAACTTCCCCGCGCTCGAGCAAGACGTCCTGAAATTCTGGGACGACAACGACATTTATGGCCAATCGCTGGCCGCACGCGCCGACGGACCTTCGTTCGTTTTCTATGAAGGCCCCCCCACGGCCAACGGCATGCCGCACCCCGGGCACTGCCTGACCCGCAGCATCAAGGACGTCTTTCCTCGCTATAAAACGATGAAAGGGTTCCGCTGTGAACGCAAAGCTGGTTGGGACACTCACGGTCTGCCCGTCGAAGTCGAAGTCGGCAAGGAAATGGGCATCCACAGCAAAGAAGACATCGAAGCCTACGGTGAAGAACCGTTCATCCAGAAATGCCAACAGAGCGTGTTTCGGTACATGCAGCAGTGGCAAACGCTGACCCGGCGGCTGGGGTTCTGGGTCGACCTGGAAAAGGCCTACGTCACCTATCACCAAAGTTACGTCGAAAGCGTCTGGTGGAGCCTGAAAAACCTGTTCGACCGCGGCCTGCTGTACCAAGGCCACAAAATCGTTTGGTGGTGGGCCCAGGGTGGGACCGCATTGTCGGCAGGCGAAGTCGGCCAAGGATACCGGGAAGTCGCCGACCCTAGCGTCTACGTGCTGTTCCCGCTGTTGGACGACGCCGGCAAGCCGACGAACCGGTCGTTGGTGGTCTGGACCACCACCCCATGGACCCTGCCTAGCAACATGTACGCGGCCGTCCATCCCACAGACGTCGAATACAGCGTCGTTCGCGATCCAGAATCGGGGACCGAGCTGGTGATGGCAGCCAAGTTGGTGGACACGATCGCAGGCAAGCTGAAACGTGAACTGGAACCTGTCGAAACGGTAACAGCCGAATCGTTGATCGGTGCCCGCTATCAGCCTCCGTTCAACAACTATAGCGATTCCGTCGCGGACCAAACCGGCACCCTGGTCGGCGGCGGAACCGAAGCCAAGTATTGGCGCGTCGTTGCCGCTGATTTCGTCACCACCGAATCCGGGTCGGGCATCGTCCACCAAGCACCTGCGTTCGGCGAAGTTGACCATGATGTGTTGGTGGACGAACGAAAACGCTTCGTTCCAACCGATGCACCGGAGTTGTTGTGTGCGGTCGGCCCGGACGGCAAGTTCACCGATGAATTCGCCGAGATGAAAGGCACCTGGGTCAAAGATGCAGATAAACCGATCATCCGACTGCTGAAAGAAGCCGACAAACTGCTGATGCAGGAACAATACCTGCACGAGTACCCGTTCTGTTGGCGGGCCAACGAAGACCCGTTGATCCAGTACCCACGTCGAAGCTGGTTCGTGCGGACGACGAAGTTCCGCGACCTGATGCTGAAGAACAATTCGCAAATCGGTTGGCAGCCGGAACACATCCGCGACGGGCGTTTCGGCAACTTCCTGGAATCCAACGTCGATTGGGCTCTGTCACGCGAACGCTACTGGGGCACACCGTTGCCTATCTGGGTCTGCCAAGAAACCGGACAGGCCGAAGCGGTCGACAGCTACGACATGCTGCTGGCCAAACCGGGCATCACCGGCACGGAAGTTTGGGATCAAGCCAAAGCCGCGAACCCCGAATTGGTGGACGACCTACGCGTCCACAAACCGTACATCGATGCCGTCACCTACGATTCGCCGTTCGCGGCCGGTGCACGGATGAAGCGTGTCACCGAAGTCATCGACTGCTGGTACGACAGCGGTGCGATGCCGTTTGCCCAATGGGGATGGCCTCACCAAAACGACGAAAAGTTCCAAGATCAGTTCCCCGCAGACTTCATCAGCGAAGCCTTGGACCAAACGCGAGGATGGTTCTATAGCCAATTGGCGATCAGCACGATGCTGTTTGGCGAAGGTGCCAATGTTTCGGAAACCGCAGCGACAGAAGACGACAGCGCTGTACCACGTTCTGAAGCCCAGGCTGATTCGTTGTCGCCAAAGCTGCCCGAGATCACAGGATCACACCCGTTTCGCAACTGCATCGTGCTGGGGCTGATGCTGGGCGAAGACGGCAACAAGATGTCCAAGAGCCTGCGGAACTATCGCGAGCCAACGGAGATCTTTGACAAGTATGGTGCCGATGCTCTGCGTTGGTTCTTCTTTGCCGGCCAGCCACCTTGGACCGCAATCCGATACCGCGAACAATCGATCAAGGATTCGATCCCGGAATTCTTGCTGCGAACCTGGAACACTTTCAGCTTCCTAACGATTTATGCAGAGATCGACGGGTTCGATCCGACCACGGCCACCGGAGCCGACGATCAACTTTCGCCAGCGTCGTTGGCGTCGGCCCCCAGCTATCGCGATGCATCCGAGCGGAGCGAGATCGACCGCTGGATCCTGTCCGAATTGAACCAGACGATCGCCACGGTGACCGATCGAATGGACGCGCTGGACAACTACAACGCTTGCAAGGCGATCACGTCGCTGGTTGACGGACTCAGCAATTGGTACGTTCGCCGAAGCCGAGATCGATTCTGGGCCTCGGACGCGGATTCGCAGGACAAGTCGGACGCGTACTGGACGCTGTACGAAACGCTGCTGGAATTGGCCAAGCTGGTGGCTCCCTTCGTTCCGTTCCTTTCCGAAACGCTGTGGCAAAACCTCAGTGCACCATTCGGCGACAAGGTACGTCGCAGCGTTCACCTGTGTGACTATCCCGTCGCGATCGCTGACCGGATCGACAAAGACCTTTCCGCTTCGATGACTCTGCTGCGCGAAATCGCTTCCCTGGGACGCGCGGCACGGGCCGAAGCAAAGCTGAAAGTCCGATTGCCACTGTCACGTGTCGAAGTCGTGCTGACCAGCGACACGCACATCGCTTGGCTGCAGACGCACGATGAATTGGTCCGGGAAGAACTGAACGTCAAGGCAGTGGAATACACCACCGAAGGCGACCAGTACGTTCAATACACGGTTGTCCCGAACTTCAAGCGATTGGGTCCGAAGGTTGGCAAGCAGATCCCAGCGGTCAAAGCGGCACTGGCCAAAGCGGATGGGAACGAATTTCTGCAACAGCTTTCGGCAACCGGATTTGTCACGCTGGACCTTCCAGGTGGCGAAGTCAAATTGGACAGCGACGATATCGAAGTCCGTTTGAAAGCTCGCGATGGATGGGCGGCCGCCCAAGGAAACCAATGCGTCGTGGTGCTGAACACCGAAGTCACCGATGAACTTCGCCGCGAAGGAGTCGCCAAAGATTTGATCCGAACGGTCCAGAGCCAACGCAAGGAAATCGCATGTGAATACACCGACCGAATCGAAATCGCGATCGTCACGGATGAACCCGAAGTCGCCGCTGCGATCAAAGAGCACGGCAAACTGATCACTGGCGAAACACTGGCGGATTCCTTGACCGATGCTGCGATGGACGGCGTCACGCCGGTGGAAACCGAATCGGGAACGGTTTACGTACGCAAGGTGAATGCATGA
- a CDS encoding glycosyltransferase family 2 protein has protein sequence MAPNLRVVSYDDADRASAEVDLSSPLFTSDGTVMRTSCLINNYNYADFLCEAVQSALEQETPFTEVIVVDDGSTDDSLSRLDKRFRNESRLQVIAKDQEGQLSCLQTAMEIASGDVVYFLDSDDRHRPDLNTKVQSVYEQQPSIDCISVGYESFGDCAGGRQRIKVTRDQGISAVGAVMQRRWVGAPTSCLSMRSSLVRKILPYPRESEWKTRADDVLVFGSSIVGSHKFHLEEPLVEYRRHGANHFAGRSWSAAEKMRYSLEVNRMTGWYVEKMGYELSTFPRLASREFRTIEKPTVKEWLQYLRMASHPSLTLGLRMGNLLSVTKHYVRERVSRKGNSLAPTARASQTVTPNKLDEPSDASEHASGVQGPAAANRHSRSIKADVVPSIVCGRGDLPVKPRRNSA, from the coding sequence ATGGCTCCGAATCTGCGAGTGGTTTCTTATGACGATGCTGACCGAGCGTCTGCTGAGGTCGATTTGTCGTCGCCGCTTTTCACTTCGGATGGGACAGTGATGCGTACCAGTTGCCTGATCAATAACTACAACTACGCTGATTTTCTGTGCGAAGCCGTCCAGAGTGCCCTGGAACAGGAAACACCGTTTACCGAAGTGATTGTCGTTGACGATGGTTCGACGGACGATTCACTGAGTCGGCTGGACAAGCGATTTCGGAACGAGAGCCGGCTGCAGGTGATCGCAAAAGATCAGGAAGGTCAGCTGTCGTGCCTGCAGACCGCGATGGAGATTGCCAGCGGCGATGTCGTTTACTTCTTGGATTCCGACGACCGGCACCGACCAGACCTGAATACCAAGGTGCAATCGGTCTACGAACAGCAGCCCAGCATCGACTGCATCAGTGTGGGGTACGAATCGTTCGGTGATTGCGCCGGTGGACGCCAACGAATCAAAGTGACTCGCGATCAGGGGATCAGCGCGGTCGGTGCGGTGATGCAGCGGCGGTGGGTCGGTGCCCCAACGTCCTGCTTGTCGATGCGGTCCTCCCTGGTGCGAAAGATCCTGCCCTATCCTCGTGAAAGCGAGTGGAAGACCCGTGCCGACGATGTATTGGTGTTTGGTTCGTCGATCGTCGGGTCGCACAAATTTCATCTCGAAGAACCGCTGGTGGAATACCGGCGACACGGTGCCAACCATTTCGCAGGGCGATCCTGGTCGGCAGCCGAGAAGATGCGGTATTCGCTGGAAGTCAATCGAATGACAGGCTGGTACGTCGAAAAAATGGGTTACGAACTTTCGACGTTCCCACGATTGGCGTCGCGTGAATTCCGCACGATCGAAAAGCCGACCGTCAAGGAATGGCTTCAGTACCTTCGCATGGCGAGTCACCCGAGTCTGACTTTGGGATTGCGAATGGGAAACCTGCTATCGGTGACCAAGCACTACGTGCGGGAACGAGTCAGTCGGAAAGGCAACTCGCTTGCCCCGACCGCTCGAGCAAGCCAAACGGTGACGCCAAACAAGTTGGACGAACCAAGCGATGCGTCAGAGCATGCGTCGGGCGTGCAAGGGCCTGCCGCTGCAAATCGGCATTCTCGATCGATCAAGGCCGACGTCGTTCCGTCGATCGTCTGCGGGCGAGGTGACTTGCCCGTCAAGCCACGCCGAAATTCGGCATAA
- a CDS encoding class I SAM-dependent methyltransferase: MIVQSPRGSLERTKNFVSFVRDGYRSACGKQRKHTVGAQRSVADRDLEEWGFHSNTVSGEEWALLSQMVAESAKFDGPIVEIGVLAGRTTQRIASAKSSEQKILAVDNFCWNPWGLSADEQWSLVCLSLGYLVENDDVEICRTDKNEFFESYDGPAPALVFADAMHDYEETKKDLLWAKKVGAGIICGHDYSDDFPGVKQIVDELGGPRLLAGSVFVL, from the coding sequence ATGATTGTTCAAAGTCCTCGGGGTTCGCTGGAGCGGACCAAAAACTTCGTCAGTTTTGTGCGTGACGGTTATCGATCGGCATGTGGAAAGCAGCGAAAGCACACTGTCGGGGCCCAGCGGAGTGTGGCCGATCGGGATCTGGAAGAGTGGGGATTCCACAGCAACACTGTGTCGGGTGAAGAATGGGCGTTGCTATCGCAGATGGTGGCTGAGTCGGCCAAGTTCGACGGACCGATTGTGGAAATTGGTGTGCTTGCCGGGCGGACCACGCAGCGAATTGCGTCGGCGAAATCGTCTGAGCAGAAGATCTTGGCGGTCGACAATTTCTGTTGGAATCCTTGGGGACTATCGGCTGACGAACAGTGGAGTCTGGTTTGCCTGTCGCTTGGGTACCTCGTCGAGAACGATGACGTCGAAATCTGCCGCACAGACAAAAACGAATTTTTCGAATCCTACGATGGGCCGGCGCCAGCATTGGTCTTTGCCGATGCAATGCATGACTACGAAGAAACCAAGAAGGACCTGCTGTGGGCCAAGAAGGTGGGGGCCGGAATTATCTGCGGCCATGATTACTCGGATGATTTCCCCGGAGTGAAGCAAATCGTGGACGAACTCGGTGGGCCTCGACTGCTAGCCGGCAGCGTGTTCGTTCTGTAG
- a CDS encoding glycosyltransferase family 2 protein has protein sequence MNAPIQCPCPSHSGLVTVVIPAYNRDHLIAETLESIRNQSYQNWELIVVEDASVGETERIVSRFADSVPNSVKYLRNEINRGAAESRNVAFRIARGEFVATLDSDDRWLPNHLKLLVGRLQRSGAGIAYAKVMMFEDQTDKEMGVYGPSDDEVAGFPTTLFNRNFVVPSATVMRRQVLEVVGPWSSRYQFCEDFDYFLRCVSSFVDFSHVDEVTCHYRKCHSGATTEKLAGTLEEVAYTVMRYRRSEAVPADVSRNYAFENLLVAAKLHRRSDPAKDPSADRMRGGQLLIQAWRLKPMRLGVLLQGTAICLREFVYGGVAMRSDRTRFRTTDASPATIAPRYLASHPAVDQRAA, from the coding sequence GTGAATGCACCCATTCAATGTCCTTGTCCAAGCCACAGCGGTTTGGTCACGGTCGTTATACCGGCTTACAACCGTGATCACTTGATCGCCGAGACGTTAGAATCGATCCGAAATCAGTCCTATCAGAATTGGGAACTGATCGTGGTCGAAGACGCGTCGGTAGGGGAAACCGAGCGGATCGTGTCTCGGTTCGCGGATTCGGTTCCGAACTCGGTGAAGTACCTACGTAACGAAATCAATCGGGGTGCCGCCGAAAGTCGCAATGTCGCCTTTCGAATCGCCCGTGGTGAATTTGTTGCCACGCTCGATTCGGATGATCGATGGTTGCCGAATCACTTGAAACTGTTGGTCGGCAGACTCCAGCGATCCGGTGCAGGCATCGCCTATGCCAAGGTCATGATGTTCGAAGATCAGACCGACAAAGAAATGGGGGTCTACGGGCCCAGCGATGATGAAGTGGCTGGTTTTCCGACCACTCTATTCAATCGGAATTTCGTCGTTCCATCTGCGACCGTGATGCGGCGGCAGGTTTTGGAGGTCGTTGGGCCGTGGAGCAGTCGCTATCAGTTTTGTGAAGACTTCGACTATTTTCTGAGATGCGTTTCTTCGTTCGTCGATTTTTCGCACGTCGACGAAGTCACTTGTCACTATCGCAAATGCCATAGTGGGGCAACGACCGAAAAGCTTGCGGGCACCTTGGAAGAGGTCGCCTACACGGTGATGCGTTATCGCCGCAGCGAAGCGGTTCCCGCCGACGTTTCGCGGAATTACGCATTCGAAAATTTGTTGGTTGCGGCAAAGCTTCATCGTCGATCGGATCCCGCCAAGGATCCGTCGGCCGATCGAATGCGGGGTGGTCAACTATTGATACAGGCGTGGCGTTTGAAGCCAATGCGTTTGGGTGTTCTGTTGCAGGGGACGGCGATCTGTTTGCGGGAGTTCGTCTATGGCGGGGTTGCTATGCGGAGCGATCGGACGCGATTTCGGACGACCGATGCAAGTCCAGCAACCATCGCACCTCGCTATTTGGCGTCCCATCCTGCGGTCGATCAGCGGGCAGCCTGA
- a CDS encoding motility associated factor glycosyltransferase family protein, translating into MKLHLVNDWRMPAVDLGSLPIWLDLCRSSSHQFRKMKGQWEGETVVCVGNGPSINQTDLRCLDGAKVIGTNRAYMLLDQFSPSEFCLAIQDNQRMVELESDLQRLSCTLLFGNLYFTPDSVPAEWMLAGRANQFCYLPYVDWVHDEGVIRPVANFSPGFSSDPTKYVHYGYSIIFSAIQFAAYFGAKRIVCIGIDMDFSQGNSFSKDVKNIFEPFRYEQHAKPNFELMHAHLASVGVELVNATPGGAVDALPRMTLKDAI; encoded by the coding sequence TTGAAGTTGCACCTCGTCAATGATTGGCGGATGCCAGCGGTGGACCTCGGTAGTCTGCCCATTTGGTTGGATCTGTGCCGTTCGTCTTCACACCAGTTTCGCAAGATGAAGGGGCAGTGGGAGGGGGAGACCGTGGTGTGCGTAGGCAACGGCCCGTCGATCAACCAAACCGACTTGCGATGTTTGGACGGTGCCAAGGTGATTGGTACCAACCGCGCCTATATGCTGCTGGATCAGTTTTCGCCTTCGGAATTTTGTCTTGCTATCCAAGACAATCAGCGGATGGTCGAATTGGAATCCGATCTGCAGCGTCTCAGTTGCACGCTGCTGTTTGGGAATCTGTATTTCACTCCTGATTCAGTGCCTGCGGAATGGATGTTGGCGGGCCGGGCGAATCAGTTTTGCTATCTTCCGTATGTGGACTGGGTTCATGACGAGGGTGTGATTCGCCCCGTAGCCAATTTTTCGCCTGGCTTCTCTTCGGACCCCACCAAGTATGTTCACTACGGCTATAGCATCATCTTTAGTGCAATCCAGTTCGCGGCGTATTTCGGTGCGAAACGGATTGTGTGCATCGGAATCGACATGGACTTCTCGCAGGGCAACAGCTTTTCGAAAGACGTGAAAAACATTTTCGAACCGTTTCGCTACGAGCAGCATGCAAAGCCAAACTTTGAGTTGATGCACGCTCATTTGGCGTCCGTCGGTGTCGAGCTTGTCAATGCTACGCCGGGTGGTGCCGTGGATGCGTTGCCTCGAATGACGCTAAAAGACGCCATTTAG
- a CDS encoding class I SAM-dependent methyltransferase, with product MHWQMTRCEKFAFSKLIETAAPQVAIEIGTYKGGSLQTVSKFSEKVYSLDIDPDCKSQLGPLFPNVDFRTGDSKSMIADVLAEIKHSGMELGFVLIDGDHTTEGVRGDIEALFQHVPTRDVTVVFHDSFNPAVREGILSAAWQDCPFVEFVEVDFIPGVFHHQAFDTAEAGSMYGGLAVAKLSPQSRTGPVKIHQSQQGLFDVVYQSSCYVGKGSKSRSGWFKRFSKAA from the coding sequence TTGCATTGGCAAATGACGCGATGTGAAAAATTCGCATTCAGCAAACTTATCGAGACGGCCGCTCCACAGGTTGCGATTGAGATCGGAACCTACAAGGGGGGGAGTCTTCAGACCGTCTCTAAATTTTCAGAAAAGGTTTACTCGCTAGACATCGACCCTGATTGCAAGTCGCAGTTGGGCCCTCTGTTCCCGAATGTGGACTTTCGCACCGGCGACTCGAAGTCGATGATTGCGGATGTGCTTGCCGAGATTAAGCACAGTGGTATGGAGCTGGGGTTTGTGCTGATCGATGGTGATCATACGACCGAAGGTGTGCGCGGCGATATCGAAGCGCTTTTTCAACACGTTCCTACTCGCGATGTAACCGTTGTTTTCCACGATAGTTTCAATCCGGCCGTTCGTGAAGGGATACTATCTGCCGCTTGGCAAGACTGTCCGTTTGTGGAATTTGTCGAAGTGGATTTCATTCCCGGTGTGTTCCATCATCAAGCCTTCGACACTGCAGAGGCCGGCAGCATGTACGGCGGATTGGCGGTAGCTAAGCTGAGTCCCCAGTCGCGAACGGGACCAGTGAAGATACATCAGTCACAGCAAGGTTTGTTTGATGTGGTTTACCAATCTTCGTGTTATGTGGGCAAGGGATCCAAGTCACGCAGTGGCTGGTTCAAGCGTTTTTCGAAGGCTGCGTAG
- a CDS encoding glycosyltransferase family 8 protein: MNQQETMVWVSGADEGYVMPLAVTIRSAIDHLSPDRRAEIYILDGGITRASKDRMERSWQDDRISVHWVSAEGSDIEGLPVSLHVTSSTYLRLAIAERLPSSVDRAIYLDADMLVCRDLSLLWDEPQGDASVLAVQDYAAPWIDSTRSLSASSETLRYLATSRPIANFEELGIDEDAMYFNGGLLVIDVKRWREERIFRQFLDCLSDHRQHVLWWDQYALNVVLAGKWRSLDLRWNQGAHLFSYPGATQSPFDSDTFQMLHQDPWVVHFCSPEKPWNYFCHHPATADFFRTLRDTAWSGYTPPRPEQYLRRLWGYHYKPVRAHWKFRTRCLKSMVGYRRRAA; the protein is encoded by the coding sequence ATGAATCAGCAAGAGACCATGGTTTGGGTCAGCGGAGCGGACGAGGGCTATGTCATGCCATTGGCGGTGACAATCCGATCGGCTATCGACCACCTGTCGCCAGACCGCCGTGCCGAAATCTATATCCTGGATGGCGGTATCACCCGTGCGTCCAAAGATCGGATGGAACGGTCCTGGCAAGACGACCGGATCAGCGTTCATTGGGTCAGCGCCGAGGGAAGCGACATCGAAGGATTGCCGGTCAGTCTGCATGTGACAAGTTCGACCTATCTGCGACTGGCGATCGCTGAACGGCTTCCGTCGTCGGTGGATCGTGCGATCTATTTGGATGCCGATATGCTGGTTTGTCGCGACCTGTCCCTGTTGTGGGATGAACCGCAAGGCGATGCGTCCGTTTTAGCCGTTCAGGATTATGCCGCACCGTGGATCGATTCAACACGTTCGCTCAGCGCGTCTAGCGAAACGCTGCGATATCTTGCAACATCGCGTCCCATCGCGAACTTCGAAGAGCTTGGTATCGACGAGGACGCGATGTATTTCAACGGTGGTTTGCTGGTCATCGATGTGAAACGTTGGCGAGAGGAACGCATCTTCCGTCAGTTTTTGGATTGCCTTAGCGATCATCGACAGCATGTTCTGTGGTGGGACCAGTACGCCTTGAACGTCGTTCTGGCGGGCAAATGGCGATCTTTGGATCTGCGCTGGAATCAAGGTGCTCATCTGTTTTCCTATCCTGGGGCGACGCAAAGTCCGTTCGACTCGGACACGTTCCAGATGCTGCATCAGGATCCGTGGGTCGTCCATTTCTGTTCGCCCGAGAAGCCGTGGAACTATTTTTGCCACCACCCGGCGACCGCCGATTTCTTTCGGACGCTGCGGGACACCGCATGGTCCGGCTATACCCCACCGCGGCCCGAACAATATCTTCGACGGCTTTGGGGATATCACTACAAACCGGTGCGTGCACATTGGAAGTTTCGGACGAGGTGTCTGAAATCCATGGTCGGGTATCGGCGGCGGGCAGCCTAA